One region of Primulina tabacum isolate GXHZ01 chromosome 17, ASM2559414v2, whole genome shotgun sequence genomic DNA includes:
- the LOC142530998 gene encoding flavonoid 3',5'-methyltransferase-like — translation MRENYMATILQSRALSKYILETSAYPREHEQLKEIRIATLDKYNIVSMMNVPADEGLFISMLLKIMNAKKTIEIGVFTGYSLLSSALALPDDGKIVAIDIDSEAFETGLPFIQKANMAHKIQYFESEADMVLKQLVANGENETFDFAFVDADKVNYRNYHEELLKLIKVGGIIAYDNTLWSGTVAFSDDEEMENHLKSWRQELVGSDEMLDGIVDYTRACRQPVLEFNDFLAKDSRIELALISIGDGLTLCRRLT, via the exons ATGAGAGAAAATTATATGGCAACCATTCTGCAGAGCCGTGCTCTTTCCAAG TACATTTTGGAGACAAGTGCATATCCCAGGGAGCATGAACAACTCAAAGAAATAAGAATTGCCACGCTCGACAAATATAATATCGT AAGCATGATGAATGTACCAGCAGATGAGGGATTGTTTATATCAATGTTGCTGAAAATCATGAACGCGAAAAAGACTATCGAAATCGGAGTTTTTACCGGCTACTCGCTTTTATCGTCTGCTCTAGCCCTTCCCGACGATGGAAAA ATAGTAGCAATTGACATAGATAGCGAAGCATTTGAGACCGGATTGCCATTTATCCAAAAGGCAAACATGGCacacaaaatccagtactttgAATCCGAAGCCGACATGGTTCTCAAGCAACTTGTTGCTAAT GGTGAGAACGAGACATTTGATTTTGCATTTGTGGATGCTGACAAAGTTAACTACAGAAACTATCACGAGGAATTATTGAAATTGATCAAGGTTGGAGGAATTATAGCTTACGACAACACCCTGTGGAGCGGAACCGTGGCGTTCTCCGACGACGAAGAAATGGAGAATCATTTGAAGTCTTGGAGGCAAGAACTCGTGGGATCCGATGAAATGTTGGATGGAATAGTGGATTATACGAGGGCATGCAGACAACCAGTTTTAGAGTTTAATGATTTCTTGGCCAAGGATTCTCGTATTGAATTGGCTCTTATCTCTATTGGAGATGGACTTACTCTTTGCAGGCGTCTCACATAG